In the Muricauda sp. MAR_2010_75 genome, one interval contains:
- a CDS encoding thioredoxin family protein has protein sequence MRAIFTQISLFFLLLVGFQSQAQDITWISWEEAVELSQTDAQPKKMFIDVYTDWCGWCKKMDKDTFQHPDVSKYMQDNFYMVKLDAEGKDPIEYQGKTFKFVPSGRRGYHELAAALLQGKMSYPTVVFLDEQLNMLSPVPGYQKVEPFLQIARYFGDNIYKDKDWQTYAGK, from the coding sequence ATGCGCGCAATTTTTACCCAAATCAGTTTATTTTTTCTACTTCTCGTAGGATTTCAATCCCAGGCCCAAGATATTACTTGGATTTCTTGGGAAGAAGCCGTGGAACTTTCCCAAACCGATGCTCAACCCAAGAAAATGTTCATTGATGTATACACGGATTGGTGTGGCTGGTGCAAAAAAATGGATAAGGATACGTTTCAACATCCTGATGTTTCCAAATACATGCAGGACAATTTCTATATGGTGAAGTTGGATGCCGAAGGCAAAGACCCTATAGAATACCAAGGAAAGACCTTCAAGTTTGTACCTTCTGGAAGAAGGGGCTATCATGAACTGGCCGCTGCCCTTTTGCAGGGTAAAATGAGCTACCCTACTGTGGTCTTCTTGGATGAACAATTGAATATGCTCTCTCCTGTTCCCGGGTATCAAAAAGTGGAACCATTTCTACAAATTGCCCGTTATTTTGGAGACAATATCTACAAGGATAAGGACTGGCAGACGTATGCTGGAAAATAA
- a CDS encoding DUF6686 family protein: MCSSLHILSQSKNGLLTFCDKTKLFQLIFNNLCFELYEWELEAFKEYVGEIDIPYWENQLKHWTQQRKIPISVGKKHFIILVNKEEVHEILQLLSFKKPHIKFLEYQDIDYRFIEN; the protein is encoded by the coding sequence ATGTGCAGTTCCTTACATATTTTGAGTCAATCCAAGAACGGTTTATTGACCTTTTGTGACAAAACCAAACTCTTTCAACTGATCTTCAACAATCTTTGTTTTGAATTGTATGAGTGGGAGTTGGAAGCTTTTAAAGAATACGTGGGTGAAATTGATATCCCCTATTGGGAAAATCAACTGAAACATTGGACACAACAACGGAAAATTCCAATTTCAGTTGGGAAAAAGCACTTTATTATCTTGGTGAACAAGGAAGAAGTCCATGAAATACTGCAGTTATTATCCTTCAAAAAACCACATATTAAATTTTTGGAATATCAGGATATCGATTACCGATTTATAGAAAATTAA
- the guaB gene encoding IMP dehydrogenase, with the protein MEAHLNKIVGEGLTYDDVLLVPAYSEVLPREVNIQSKFTRNITINVPIVSAAMDTVTESRMAIAMAREGGIGVLHKNMTIEQQAMKVRKVKRAESGMIMDPVTLPLESVVGDAKANMREHSIGGIPIIDKNKKLLGIVTNRDLRFEKNDSRPIAEVMTSENLVTVAEGTSLQQAEVILQKNKIEKLPVVNDKDELIGLITFRDITKLTQKPIANKDQYGRLRVAAAVGVTADAVDRAGALVAAGVDAVIIDTAHGHTKGVISILKEVKKNYPELEVVVGNIATAEAAKYLVEAGADAVKVGIGPGSICTTRVVAGVGFPQFSAVLEVAAAIKGSGVPVIADGGIRYTGDIPKALAAGADTVMLGSLLAGTKESPGETIIYEGRKFKSYRGMGSVEAMKQGSKDRYFQDVEDDIKKLVPEGIVGRVPYKGDLYESMHQFIGGLRAGMGYCGAKDIEALKENGRFVKITSSGIHESHPHDVTITKESPNYSR; encoded by the coding sequence ATGGAAGCCCACCTAAATAAAATTGTTGGCGAAGGACTTACTTACGATGATGTCCTACTTGTGCCAGCGTATTCCGAAGTACTCCCAAGAGAAGTCAACATTCAGTCCAAATTTACACGGAACATTACCATTAATGTGCCCATCGTTTCAGCGGCCATGGACACGGTAACCGAATCGCGTATGGCCATAGCCATGGCGCGTGAAGGGGGTATTGGTGTACTGCACAAGAACATGACCATTGAGCAACAGGCCATGAAAGTACGTAAGGTAAAGCGAGCGGAAAGCGGTATGATCATGGACCCTGTGACCCTTCCATTGGAATCTGTGGTGGGCGATGCCAAGGCCAACATGCGTGAGCATAGTATTGGTGGGATTCCCATTATTGACAAAAACAAGAAGTTGTTGGGCATTGTCACCAATCGTGACCTTCGCTTTGAGAAAAATGATAGCCGACCTATTGCAGAGGTGATGACCTCAGAAAATTTGGTCACCGTTGCTGAAGGCACCTCATTACAACAAGCTGAAGTGATCCTTCAAAAAAATAAGATTGAAAAGCTTCCCGTGGTTAATGACAAAGATGAGTTGATCGGACTAATTACCTTTAGGGACATCACCAAATTGACCCAAAAGCCCATAGCCAACAAAGACCAATATGGACGTTTGCGGGTTGCTGCCGCAGTGGGCGTAACGGCGGATGCAGTGGATAGGGCAGGAGCTTTGGTAGCCGCTGGTGTGGATGCCGTTATCATTGACACGGCGCATGGGCACACCAAAGGTGTGATCAGTATTTTAAAGGAAGTCAAAAAGAATTATCCTGAGTTGGAAGTGGTTGTCGGTAACATTGCTACCGCCGAAGCTGCCAAGTATTTAGTGGAGGCCGGTGCAGATGCCGTCAAGGTGGGAATTGGACCAGGCTCCATTTGTACCACCCGTGTGGTTGCGGGAGTGGGTTTCCCACAGTTCTCCGCAGTGTTGGAAGTGGCCGCAGCCATAAAAGGTTCAGGAGTTCCCGTGATTGCCGATGGCGGAATACGATATACCGGGGATATCCCCAAAGCGCTAGCAGCCGGAGCCGATACCGTTATGCTGGGTTCATTGTTGGCCGGTACCAAGGAATCTCCCGGAGAGACCATCATTTATGAAGGGCGAAAGTTCAAATCCTATCGTGGAATGGGTTCAGTGGAAGCCATGAAGCAGGGAAGCAAGGACCGTTATTTCCAAGATGTGGAGGATGATATCAAAAAATTAGTACCTGAAGGGATTGTGGGGCGTGTGCCTTACAAAGGTGACCTTTACGAAAGTATGCACCAGTTTATTGGTGGACTCCGTGCCGGAATGGGTTATTGTGGCGCCAAAGATATTGAGGCCTTAAAGGAAAACGGTCGTTTTGTGAAGATTACCTCCAGCGGTATCCATGAAAGTCATCCGCACGATGTGACCATCACCAAAGAAAGCCCAAATTATAGTAGGTAA